Sequence from the Drosophila subpulchrella strain 33 F10 #4 breed RU33 chromosome 3R, RU_Dsub_v1.1 Primary Assembly, whole genome shotgun sequence genome:
GAAACGATTGAAAGCTTTTATAAATCGAACATTTGTATATATAGGCACCCCACGGACAAGTAGAAATTAGTATTGCAAGTATAACCTTAGGTGCGACAATATGGCTGAAGATAGTTTTAATGCTGACGAGTTAAATCCTCCGGAATGGCTGAATGTGCAGTTTATAGCGGAGGTTTTAAGTGCCCACGAAAAGGCATCAGACCTTCAAATTACCAATTTGAGCTTCACTCCGGCGAGTGCTAAAGGAGATCACTATGCCAGCATTATGTTCCGCGCTAAGGTGGACTATACAACGCAGAAAGGATCCTTCTTCAAGTCGCTaatcataaaaacaatgcCTGTGGAGGAAGGCGTCAAAAAGGATATGTTTGCCGATTCGCCTCTATTCAAAACTGAGATTGGAATGTACAGTAAAGTGCTACCTGAGTGGGAAAGGATTCTCGGAGAAATAAATGATACATCCAAGCTGTATGTGGACTGCATCTATCACAGTCTGGAGCCACGGCAGATTATAATCTTTGAAGATCTCGTGGAGATGGGATATTCAGTTGTGCGAAGTCGTTACCTCAACCAGGAGGAAATTTGTAGTGCCTACTCCAAGCTGGCTAAAATACATGCAATCAGCATGAAAGTAATTTACGAGGTAAAACCTTCAAAAAGTACCATattatttatgaaaataaatataattttttcaattaatttagCGCCCTGACTACCTAAAGGAGTTCAAGTACGGATTGTGTGATATGCCTGGCCTGATAGACAGTCCCATTATAAACGCAGGAATGGCTCCCTTTATCGATTTGTTGAGCCGGATTCCAGAACTGACAAAATACCGGCCTCACTTTGAAAAGATAGCACTGCACTTTAAGGACCGTTTACGGGATATCATGCAAGAGTATCGCACTAATCCCAAACCAGGATATAATGTTCTCTGCCATGGAGATTTCCATTCCCGAAATATGATGTTTAAACACAATAAGGAAACCGGAGGCTTCGAGGACTGCATGCTGCTGGACTATCAGGGCTGCAATGTAGCTCCAATGGCCGTTGATCTGATGTATTCCATTTATATGTTGATGGGGCCAGAACAAAGGTGCGGAGAAATAGAGACTTTGTTAAACTATTACTTCACCGTCCTGCTGGAAACCCTCAAAAAGATTCACTACCAGGGTACAATGCCCACTCCTCATGGATTCTGGGCGGAAATGAAACGCCATAGATATTACGGTGAGTTAAATGCTGTCAGTCCTCTAAAGATCTTTTAAGCAACGTTTGGATTTCAGAGTTCCTATTGCTGAGCACTTTCTTGCCGGTGTCGATTGGTCTTAGAACTCATTCCATGGATTTAGCTGATTTGCTGCACAATGAAGAAACTCGTCAAAAATGCTATCGATTGAAAGATTTTGTTGAAGAAACCAAAGTTATGCTGGCCAGATTTGAAAAGGCTGGATATTTCGAGGATTTTTGAAGGGGAAtatctaaatttaaaaaaagaataaatatcCAAAAAAGTTTATCTTACATAAAGGTTTCACCTGTTTTCATTCTTTGGTAGTCGAATGCCAAGCGGTTGTATATATGCTTTTATAGTGTAGTACTCTGTtgttaattaaatgttatatttttcaatgtgtttggcAGTGCTGGAAGCCTAAAATACTACTAAAGATTAAATCTACTCCTTTTTTGGGAGAGTTATGTATGTGATCCCACTGGGCTTAGTGGGATGATAAAGCAAGCGCGTCTAAAAGCACTCTCTTTCTGATGCCCAAACAGAGAAAgaaagtatttcaaaatacaACGAAAAGCTCTCCTCTATCTCAGGGTaaaagcttttaaaaatcCCATACAATTGCATTCTAAATCGAAATTATCtctgaaaattaatttaagtaGAAGCAAAATTGAGCTTTGTTCAGTTTGCTCACTTTTTGAAATCGAAATAGAAGTTGGTAAACAAAATGTCCGGGAACACCGATAACAGTCAGTTTAACGATGACGAACTGGTGCCACCTGAGTGGCTGAACTCGGAGTTCATAGCAGATGTTCTGGGATCCCATGAAAAAGAACCCGAGCTCACGGTAATCGACTTAACCTTCTCCCCGGCGAGTGCGAAGGGCGATCACTATGCCAGCATCATGTTTCGGGCAAAGGTCAAGTATACCACCCCCAAGGGGGAGTTTAAAAAGTCGTTGATCATTAAAACGATGCCAGAGGCGGAGGGTCACAAGAAGGAGTTGCTAGGGGGATCACCCATATTCGTAACGGAGATGGGCATGTATACTAAGGTGCTGCCCGAATTCGAGAGGATTCTTCGCCAGGCAGGCGATAGCACCAAGCTGTACGTCAATTGCATATATCACAGTCTAGTGCCGCATCAGGTCCTCATCTTTGAGGATCTGGTAGAGGTGGGCTACTTTGTGCTGAGGGATCGGGATGCCACCCTAGACGAGATTCACCGGGTGTACTTTAAACTGGCTAAGTGGCATGCAGTCAGCTTAAAAGTTCAGTATGAGGTAAGTTTTTAAATGGATCAATATTATAATCTGTAAAATTATTATGCAGAATTTTAGGGGTTAATGAACAAAATGTTCTTCGTTTTGTTTCTCTGTcttgaatttatatttaatgggTGAAGTATTATGACTATCAATTCTTTGTAGCAACCAGATCTTCTAGAACCATACACACACGGACTATTTGAGATGCCACATGTTATGACTGAGCCTTTCATGAAAACTGGAATCGAATTTTTCGTGGAACTTTTGAGTACAGAACCGGAGCTTAATAAGTACAAATCCTATTTTGAAAGCATCAAGGGAGACTTTCTGGAGCTTCTTTTGGCAGAGTGGAAGGAAACCCGGAACAACCCAAAAGTAGACCAGTACAGGGTACTTTGCCACGGGGATCTACACCTTCGAAACATTATGTTCAAGTATAAGGATCCCGGATCCCTCCAAGACTGCATGTTACTTGATTTTCAAATCTCGAACCTTTTTCCCCTGACATTCGATCTGGTTTATTCGATATATATGCTTATGGAGCCAGAACATCGTTGGAAGCACTGGGATGATCTTGTCAACTATTACTATTTCGTACTAGAGGATGTTTTAAAGAAAGTCGGATACAAAGGTGAAATGCCAACACAATCGGGTCTTTGGCAGCGCCTGCATCAGCATAAATACTATGGTGagctaatttaatttttataataacattttcttACAATTTGTACGTCTCCTTTAGAATTCTTTCTTATAAGCACCTTCTTGCCTTTGATGTGGGCGTTAAGGGATACGTCTGTAGACTTTGGCGATTTGCTTCAGAATGAGGAAAAGCGAAGAAAATGCTCCTTTTCTAAAGAATACATTGAGGATGTAAAAATACTGTTGCCCCGATTGGAAAAGTTGGGCTTACTCCAAGCttgaaaaactttttcaaCGGGCTTGCTTATATAGAATCAGTATTTTCATTCCATATTTTACCTAGGTTACACACCTGATTTGAACGTGGTGATCAATGTAAAgtggtaaataaataatatataaaatatagtgAGTCTGCTGAGCACGTTTTAACAAAATATCATGAAAATCCAAGCTAACAAATGATTTCAAAAGCaaacaatttaaatgtttacCTCATTTGAATCGCTAATTTACGTCTCTCTATGGTCGCTCATCTGAAGCCTAGTGAATGAGAAATATTTGCGTGTATCTAATTATATATGTAGACTGACTGCCGCGGGCAATTAAAGCCCCATTTATGACGCAGTCACCCAGCCATTTTCCCTCAATGCCATCCGTATGGAGTGCACttattttgtgtttgtttccaACTGATTAAACTAGCGGATTACAGATAAAACAGAATTACAGATGTGGAAAACGAGTGCGGTTTTGAAGTGACACATCAATAGATATAAAACAGATTAAAGAAATATCTGTTGGCGCTGCTAATATTATGGTTATCAGTTCTTAAGTTGTGAAAAAATACCGCTAATAAATGGTTTTCGCTTCGTCGACGT
This genomic interval carries:
- the LOC119550683 gene encoding uncharacterized protein LOC119550683; translated protein: MAEDSFNADELNPPEWLNVQFIAEVLSAHEKASDLQITNLSFTPASAKGDHYASIMFRAKVDYTTQKGSFFKSLIIKTMPVEEGVKKDMFADSPLFKTEIGMYSKVLPEWERILGEINDTSKLYVDCIYHSLEPRQIIIFEDLVEMGYSVVRSRYLNQEEICSAYSKLAKIHAISMKVIYERPDYLKEFKYGLCDMPGLIDSPIINAGMAPFIDLLSRIPELTKYRPHFEKIALHFKDRLRDIMQEYRTNPKPGYNVLCHGDFHSRNMMFKHNKETGGFEDCMLLDYQGCNVAPMAVDLMYSIYMLMGPEQRCGEIETLLNYYFTVLLETLKKIHYQGTMPTPHGFWAEMKRHRYYEFLLLSTFLPVSIGLRTHSMDLADLLHNEETRQKCYRLKDFVEETKVMLARFEKAGYFEDF
- the LOC119550675 gene encoding uncharacterized protein LOC119550675 is translated as MSGNTDNSQFNDDELVPPEWLNSEFIADVLGSHEKEPELTVIDLTFSPASAKGDHYASIMFRAKVKYTTPKGEFKKSLIIKTMPEAEGHKKELLGGSPIFVTEMGMYTKVLPEFERILRQAGDSTKLYVNCIYHSLVPHQVLIFEDLVEVGYFVLRDRDATLDEIHRVYFKLAKWHAVSLKVQYEQPDLLEPYTHGLFEMPHVMTEPFMKTGIEFFVELLSTEPELNKYKSYFESIKGDFLELLLAEWKETRNNPKVDQYRVLCHGDLHLRNIMFKYKDPGSLQDCMLLDFQISNLFPLTFDLVYSIYMLMEPEHRWKHWDDLVNYYYFVLEDVLKKVGYKGEMPTQSGLWQRLHQHKYYEFFLISTFLPLMWALRDTSVDFGDLLQNEEKRRKCSFSKEYIEDVKILLPRLEKLGLLQA